One Aegilops tauschii subsp. strangulata cultivar AL8/78 chromosome 7, Aet v6.0, whole genome shotgun sequence genomic window carries:
- the LOC109770426 gene encoding uncharacterized protein, which translates to MAVTATDMDRMANGAVESSAESPAAEAPPEARTKGRGLRRWRRIQREHRAEGAAAPATAAGGRGGANDDAAQLHKRRLPLGAAAPPKGKHEVAVEEAESSTASVESRFVPLEQAPAPAPAPAKLDPDLGLLVSSVGFSVGAGGADSDNGEDRSSKSSTAASAPRHDFPRERDRLRAHTAASIHGKNHRSARARADRPSAHTAFSQAEAGNSRSSVESDRRSSNAVHGRKQGVGSIGNGIHDHSDEGQPSDEMRSTAGGYCTQSGSSVVGRLGVGNGDSGDADVEDTFDEGGAGKGEMGLEMNSCANPYAKSILLLQRTQEALENEIQNFVVIGKESTDDLEAHDDEWSNSLHIEESVEEANEKMKDLESRMEQASILIKEKDSIILELEALSRTRAWRSAIQSANNQLLQPDLDQLLQEKMEAEIQCIILTRASQTWTPVAEDRKALYEDQKCLLGDYKQLELKLRGAENRAAILGEMVEKLEAHCRELSASAEILQLQSRTSTASLLCFIQFILLLIAIGIYVVRLSPSSTELVPT; encoded by the exons ATGGCAGTCACCGCGACCGACATGGACCGCATGGCGAACGGCGCCGTCGAGTCCTCCGCTGAGTCTCCGGCCGCGGAGGCGCCTCCGGAGGCCAGGACCAAAGGCCGCGGGCTCCGTCGGTGGCGCCGTATCCAGCGGGAGCACCGCGCGGAAGGCGCCGCTGCCCCCGCCACCGCCGCTGGTGGCAGAGGTGGTGCAAATGACGACGCGGCACAGCTCCACAAGCGCCGGCTGCCcctcggcgccgccgcgccccccaAGGGGAAGCACGAGGTGGCCGTCGAGGAGGCGGAGAGCTCCACCGCTTCCGTCGAGTCCCGCTTCGTCCCACTGGAGCAGGCGCCGGCGCCAGCGCCAGCGCCAGCGAAGCTGGACCCGGATCTCGGCCTGCTCGTCTCCTCCGTCGGCTTCTCGGTCGGCGCAGGCGGCGCTGACTCCGACAACGGCGAGGACCGGAGCAGCAAGTCCTCCACCGCCGCGAGCGCCCCGCGCCACGACTTCCCGCGCGAGCGAGACAGGCTGCGTGCTCACACCGCCGCCTCCATCCACGGGAAGAATCACCGGAGCGCGCGCGCGCGAGCCGACAGGCCGAGCGCTCACACCGCCTTCTCCCAGGCCGAGGCCGGGAACTCTCGTTCGAGCGTCGAGTCCGACCGCCGCAGCTCTAATGCCGTCCACGGCCGGAAACAGGGGGTCGGCAGCATCGGCAATGGCATCCACGACCACAGCGATGAAGGGCAGCCAAGCGATGAGATGCGATCAACAGCTGGAGGTTACTGCACGCAGAGTGGGAGTAGTGTGGTGGGGAGATTGGGTGTGGGAAATGGTGATTCCGGTGATGCTGATGTTGAGGACACATTTGATGAGGGGGGTGCTGGGAAGGGTGAGATGGGATTAGAGATGAACTCATGTGCCAACCCATATGCGAAATCTATTTTGTTACTTCAGAGAACGCAGGAAGCTCTTGAGAATG AGATACAGAACTTTGTGGTGATCGGGAAAGAATCAACTGATGATCTTGAAGCACATGATGATGAATGGAGCAACTCGCTCCACATTGAGGAATCTGTTGAAGAAGCAAATGAAAAGATGAAGGATCTTGAGTCAAGGATGGAACAAGCATCAATACTgatcaaggagaaggattcaATAATACTTGAACTAGAAGCTCTCAGCCGGACGAGGGCGTGGAGAAGTGCAATACAGAGTGCTAACAACCAGCTGTTGCAGCCAGATCTTGATCAACTGCTGCAGGAGAAGATGGAAGCGGAGATTCAGTGCATCATCCTGACAAGAGCTTCTCAAACCTGGACACCAGTGGCCGAGGATCGAAAAGCTCTCTACGAGGACCAGAAATGTCTGCTCGGCGACTACAAGCAGCTCGAACTCAAACTGCGTGGTGCCGAGAACCGAGCAGCAATACTAGGGGAGATGGTAGAGAAGCTGGAGGCGCACTGCAGAGAGCTCTCTGCGAGTGCAGAAATCTTGCAGCTGCAATCTAGAACAAGCACCGCGTCACTGTTATGTTTCATCCAGTTTATACTGCTGCTTATTGCCATAGGCATCTATGTTGTGCGTCTCTCGCCATCCTCGACCGAGTTGGTACCTACGTGA